A window of the Macrobrachium rosenbergii isolate ZJJX-2024 chromosome 43, ASM4041242v1, whole genome shotgun sequence genome harbors these coding sequences:
- the LOC136828474 gene encoding piggyBac transposable element-derived protein 4-like: MPSISRSDNIEEGAPTTNTLTAKTPLEVFSLFMNDPLLAEVCMHTGDKITSLRDKVKRQNNPTFKDLQLMELKALLGVLIMAGARKDNHLTTEEMFSPALGCPFYRSAMSERRFAFLMRSLRFDNAGTRTDRLKTDKFAHIREVWNTVIRHCIGNYSPGPHLTVDEQLLAFRGRCSFRMFIPNKPAKYGIKLVMACDAIQSPTVARPLVLTGSYRWGSFLLQSWSSPSGRRGVLLPPTTGLHPCP, encoded by the exons ATGCCATCTATTTCAAGGAGTGACAACATTGAGGAGGGTGCTCCTACTACAAACACACTAACTGCTAAGACACCCTTGGAGGTGTTTTCGTTGTTCATGAACGACCCCTTGCTGGCAgaagtgtgtatgcatacagGTGACAAAATCACGTCCTTGCGTGATAAAGTGAAACGCCAAAACAACCCCACCTTCAAAGACCTCCAACTCATGGAACTGAAGGCACTACTTGGTGTGCTTATCATGGCAGGGGCACGCAAGGACAACCACCTCACTACAGAAGAGATGTTCTCCCCAGCATTAGGATGCCCCTTCTACAGGAGTGCCATGAGCGAGCGGCGCTTTGCATTCCTCATGAGGTCCTTACGGTTTGATAatgctggcacaaggacagaccGTCTGAAGACGGACAAGTTCGCCCATATCAGGGAAGTTTGGAATACTGTCATCCGGCACTGCATAGGCAACTACTCTCCAGGGCCTCATCTTACTGTAGATGAACAACTGCTAGCCTTCAGGGGACGTTGCAGCTTCCGCATGTTTATTCCAAACAAACCAGCAAa gTATGGTATCAAATTGGTCATGGCTTGCGATGCAATTCAATCCCCTACTGTGGCAAGACCACTGGTGCTGACAGGGTCATATCGCTGGGGGAGTTTTTTACTACAGAGTTGGTCAAGCCCTTCAGGACGTCGGGGCGTGTTGTTACCACCGACAACTGGTTTAC